In Calonectris borealis chromosome 20, bCalBor7.hap1.2, whole genome shotgun sequence, a genomic segment contains:
- the NOG gene encoding noggin translates to MDHSQCLVTIYALVVLLGLRLEQGACQHYLHIRPAPSDNLPLVDLIEHPDPIFDPKEKDLNETLLRNLMGGHFDPNFMAISLPEDRLGVDDLAELDLLLRQRPSGAMPSEIKGLEFYDGLQPGKKHRLSKKLRRKLQMWLWSQTFCPVLYTWNDLGSRFWPRYVKVGSCYSKRSCSVPEGMVCKPAKSVHLTILRWRCQRRGGQRCTWIPIQYPIISECKCSC, encoded by the coding sequence ATGGATCATTCCCAGTGCCTTGTGACTATATACGCCTTGGTGGTTCTGCTGGGTCTCCGGCTAGAGCAAGGCGCCTGCCAGCACTATCTGCACATCCGACCGGCTCCCAGCGACAACTTGCCCTTGGTGGATCTAATCGAGCACCCGGACCCTATCTTTGACCCCAAGGAGAAGGATCTTAACGAGACCTTGCTAAGGAACCTCATGGGCGGACACTTCGACCCTAACTTTATGGCTATTTCCTTGCCCGAGGACCGGCTTGGAGTGGACGATCTAGCTGAGCTGGACTTGCTGCTCAGGCAGAGACCCTCGGGAGCGATGCCCAGCGAAATCAAAGGGCTGGAGTTCTACGACGGGCTGCAGCCGGGCAAGAAGCACAGGCTGAGCAAGAAGCTGCGCAGGAAGCTGCAGATGTGGCTCTGGTCCCAGACCTTCTGCCCGGTCCTATACACGTGGAACGATCTCGGCAGCCGCTTTTGGCCCCGGTATGTCAAAGTGGGCAGCTGCTACAGTAAAAGGTCTTGTTCAGTCCCAGAAGGCATGGTTTGCAAACCTGCCAAGTCCGTGCATTTAACGATCCTGAGGTGGAGGTGCCAGCGCCGGGGCGGGCAGAGGTGCACATGGATACCCATCCAGTACCCCATCATTTCGGAGTGCAAGTGCTCCTGCTAG